A window of Roseovarius sp. THAF27 contains these coding sequences:
- a CDS encoding FAD-linked oxidase C-terminal domain-containing protein: protein MDMPKPNPTILARKSQLLDRLASFLPPEALIHDPAETRAYECDGLTAYKCPPLAVVLPASTAEVSETLKICNDMGVPVVPRGAGTSLAGGALPTEDSVIIGVARMSEVLETDYDNRFIRVQTGRTNLSVTGAVEEDGFFYAPDPSSQLACAISGNIAMNSGGAHCLKYGVTTNNLMGVTMVLMDGTVTEIGGAHLDAEGLDLLGLICGSEGQLGIVTEATLRILHKPEGARPVLIGYDSSEVAGQCVSDIIKAGVLPVAIEFMDRPCIRATEAFAGAGYPDCEALLIVEVEGSDAEIDEQLETIMDIARKHDPVELRQSSSDDESKRIWLGRKSAFGAMGKINDYMCLDGTIPVNELPYVLKRIGEMSKEYGLDVANVFHAGDGNMHPLILFDANKEGDLELCEELGAEILKLCVEVGGCLTGEHGVGIEKRDLMLHQYDPPDLEIQMAVKDVFDPKWLLNPAKVFPLASSDTRRIAAE, encoded by the coding sequence ATGGACATGCCAAAGCCCAATCCGACCATCCTTGCCCGCAAGTCGCAACTGCTCGACCGGCTGGCGTCTTTCCTCCCGCCCGAGGCGCTCATCCACGACCCCGCCGAGACCCGCGCCTATGAATGCGACGGGCTGACAGCCTACAAGTGCCCGCCGCTGGCCGTGGTCCTGCCCGCCTCGACCGCAGAGGTGTCCGAGACTCTCAAGATCTGCAACGACATGGGCGTGCCCGTCGTGCCGCGCGGTGCGGGCACCTCGCTCGCCGGCGGCGCGCTCCCGACCGAGGACAGCGTCATCATCGGCGTCGCCCGCATGTCCGAAGTGCTGGAAACCGACTACGACAACCGCTTCATCCGCGTGCAGACCGGGCGCACCAACCTCTCCGTCACCGGCGCGGTCGAGGAAGACGGCTTTTTCTACGCCCCCGACCCCTCCAGCCAGCTGGCCTGCGCCATCTCGGGCAACATCGCCATGAATTCCGGTGGCGCGCATTGCCTGAAATACGGCGTCACCACCAACAACCTGATGGGCGTGACCATGGTGCTGATGGACGGCACCGTGACCGAAATCGGCGGCGCCCATCTCGATGCCGAGGGGCTCGACCTTCTGGGCCTCATCTGCGGTTCCGAAGGCCAGCTTGGCATCGTCACCGAGGCGACCCTGCGCATCCTGCACAAGCCCGAGGGCGCCCGCCCCGTCCTGATCGGCTACGATTCCTCCGAGGTCGCGGGCCAGTGCGTCTCGGACATCATCAAGGCCGGCGTCCTGCCCGTGGCGATCGAATTCATGGACCGCCCCTGCATCCGCGCGACCGAGGCTTTCGCCGGCGCCGGCTACCCCGATTGCGAGGCGCTCCTGATCGTCGAGGTCGAAGGTTCCGACGCCGAGATCGACGAACAGCTTGAAACCATCATGGATATCGCCCGCAAGCACGACCCCGTCGAGCTGCGCCAATCCTCGTCCGACGACGAAAGCAAGCGCATCTGGCTCGGCCGCAAATCCGCCTTCGGCGCCATGGGCAAGATCAACGACTACATGTGCCTCGACGGCACCATCCCGGTCAACGAACTGCCCTATGTGCTGAAACGCATCGGCGAGATGTCCAAGGAATACGGCCTTGACGTCGCCAACGTCTTTCACGCGGGCGACGGCAACATGCACCCGCTGATCCTGTTCGACGCCAACAAGGAGGGCGACCTTGAACTCTGCGAGGAGCTGGGCGCCGAGATCCTGAAGCTCTGCGTCGAGGTCGGCGGCTGCCTCACCGGCGAACACGGCGTGGGCATCGAGAAGCGCGACCTGATGCTGCACCAATACGAC
- a CDS encoding DUF4159 domain-containing protein, producing the protein MTIGPIGFAAPWLLVALAALPILWLILRAVPPAPIRRRFPGVALLLGLRDDDSVSDRTPWWLLLLRMLAVAAVIIGLAGPILNPQDQAQANRTGPMLIVLDSSWASARDWPAQEDLLDSLLAEAGRNARPVGIMQLSDPETPVFQSAETWRTRLTGLSPAAWAPQPEDYEQAATMLGEEDFETRLFSDGLAREGRQTLLDALQDRGPVTIHESAVPIYALTPAVVEDDAIRLTATRANPGPARDITVEAHGRDPSGAQRLLATQDITFEAGAKEATTLLSLPAELRARLTRFEIAGQSHAGAVTLTDDSLKRREVALIAGREDREGLELLSPLHYLEQALEPTADLLDGSLSDILPANPDVVVLADVATLSGAEQADLLDWTDRGGMLLRFAGPRLAASDVSRSDEAPLMPVRLRAGGRSVGGAMSWGEPKELAPFPESSPFFGLDVPDDVTVTAQVMAQPDPTLADRVIAQLSDGTPLVTRKRIGQGQVVLFHVTANAEWSTLPLSGLFVQMLERLAISSSLALPDLAELEGTTWQPVQVLSGSGLLEDASTLPGVDGTRFVEDVPGPDFRPGLYDGPDRRLALNVLPSGTTLTPVSWPANLPVLGLDRPPEAALGGWFLAGALLILMADILASLGLSGHLMPTRATMSALLLALLLSPQMADAQDDTMTEADEKALMAASEVVLGHVLTGDSSLDNAAQAGLRGLGETLFFRTSVEPADPVGVNLETDELSVYPFLYWPISPDQPIPSEEAYVKLNDYLRTGGMILFDTRDANVAGFGASSPAGRKLQRLARPLDIPPLEPIPEDHVLTRTFYLLQDFPGRHTGRSVWVESAPADAEQVEGMPFRNLNDNVTPVVIGGNDWAAAWAMDDRGNPLFPVGRGFAGERQRELAYRFGVNLVMHVLTGNYKSDQVHVPALLDRLGQ; encoded by the coding sequence ATGACCATCGGCCCCATCGGATTTGCCGCGCCCTGGCTTCTGGTGGCGCTGGCAGCACTCCCCATCCTGTGGCTGATCCTGCGCGCCGTGCCGCCCGCCCCCATCCGTCGCCGCTTCCCGGGCGTGGCGCTTCTCCTGGGGCTGCGCGACGACGACAGCGTGTCAGACCGCACACCCTGGTGGCTGCTGCTGTTGCGGATGCTGGCCGTCGCCGCCGTCATCATCGGCCTCGCCGGCCCCATCCTCAACCCGCAGGACCAGGCCCAGGCCAACCGCACCGGCCCCATGCTGATCGTGCTCGATTCCAGCTGGGCCAGCGCCCGCGACTGGCCCGCGCAGGAAGATCTGCTGGATTCCCTGCTGGCCGAGGCCGGGCGCAACGCCCGCCCCGTCGGCATCATGCAACTCTCCGACCCCGAAACCCCGGTTTTCCAGTCCGCCGAGACGTGGCGCACCCGCCTGACCGGCCTTTCGCCCGCCGCATGGGCGCCCCAGCCCGAGGACTACGAGCAAGCCGCCACCATGCTCGGCGAAGAGGATTTCGAGACCCGCTTGTTCTCCGACGGCCTTGCCCGCGAGGGCCGGCAAACTCTTCTCGACGCCTTGCAGGATCGCGGCCCTGTCACCATCCACGAAAGCGCCGTGCCGATCTATGCGCTGACGCCAGCAGTGGTCGAGGACGACGCGATCCGCCTGACCGCGACCCGCGCCAATCCCGGACCCGCCCGCGATATCACGGTCGAGGCGCATGGCCGCGACCCCTCCGGCGCCCAACGCCTTCTGGCGACTCAGGACATAACTTTTGAGGCCGGCGCGAAAGAGGCCACCACGCTCCTGTCCCTGCCCGCCGAGCTGCGCGCCCGTCTCACCCGGTTCGAAATCGCCGGCCAGTCCCATGCCGGCGCAGTCACCCTGACCGACGACAGCCTCAAGCGCCGCGAGGTCGCTCTGATCGCCGGCCGCGAAGACCGCGAAGGGCTCGAACTCCTGTCGCCGCTCCACTATCTCGAACAGGCCCTCGAACCCACCGCCGACCTGCTCGATGGCAGCCTGTCGGACATTCTACCCGCCAATCCCGATGTCGTCGTTTTGGCCGATGTCGCCACGCTCTCGGGCGCGGAACAGGCCGACCTTTTGGACTGGACCGATCGTGGCGGCATGCTTTTGCGATTCGCCGGGCCGCGTCTCGCCGCCTCGGACGTCTCGCGCAGCGACGAGGCCCCGCTGATGCCCGTCCGCCTGCGCGCCGGTGGCCGCTCCGTCGGCGGCGCCATGAGCTGGGGCGAACCCAAGGAACTGGCTCCCTTCCCAGAATCAAGCCCTTTCTTCGGCCTCGACGTGCCGGATGACGTCACCGTCACCGCCCAGGTCATGGCCCAGCCCGACCCCACGCTCGCCGACCGCGTCATCGCCCAGCTCAGCGACGGCACGCCGCTGGTGACCCGCAAACGTATCGGTCAGGGCCAGGTCGTCCTCTTCCATGTCACCGCCAATGCCGAGTGGTCCACCCTGCCGCTCTCGGGCCTCTTCGTTCAGATGCTCGAACGGCTGGCCATCTCCTCCAGCCTCGCCCTGCCCGATCTGGCAGAGCTGGAAGGCACCACCTGGCAGCCCGTGCAGGTCCTCTCCGGCTCCGGCCTCCTGGAAGATGCCAGCACCCTGCCCGGCGTCGACGGCACCCGCTTCGTCGAGGATGTCCCTGGCCCCGATTTCCGCCCGGGTCTGTACGACGGCCCCGACCGGCGCCTCGCGCTCAACGTGCTGCCCTCCGGCACCACGCTCACCCCGGTCAGCTGGCCCGCGAACCTGCCCGTCCTGGGCCTCGACCGCCCGCCCGAGGCCGCGCTCGGCGGCTGGTTCCTCGCCGGGGCGCTCCTGATACTGATGGCCGACATCCTAGCGTCGCTGGGGCTCTCTGGCCACCTGATGCCCACCCGCGCAACCATGTCCGCCCTCCTTCTAGCGCTCCTGCTCAGCCCGCAGATGGCCGACGCCCAGGACGACACCATGACCGAGGCCGACGAAAAGGCCCTCATGGCCGCGTCCGAGGTCGTTCTGGGCCACGTCCTCACCGGCGACAGCAGCCTCGACAACGCGGCCCAGGCCGGCTTGCGCGGCCTCGGCGAAACCCTCTTCTTCCGCACCTCCGTGGAACCGGCAGACCCGGTCGGCGTGAACCTCGAAACCGACGAGCTTTCGGTCTATCCGTTCCTCTACTGGCCGATCTCCCCCGATCAGCCGATCCCGTCCGAGGAAGCCTATGTCAAGCTCAACGACTACCTGCGCACCGGCGGAATGATCCTCTTCGACACGCGCGACGCCAATGTCGCGGGCTTCGGCGCCTCCTCTCCGGCGGGCCGCAAGCTGCAACGCCTCGCACGCCCGCTCGACATCCCCCCGCTGGAGCCCATCCCCGAGGACCACGTGCTCACGCGCACCTTCTACCTGCTCCAGGATTTTCCCGGCCGCCACACCGGCCGCTCCGTCTGGGTCGAATCCGCACCCGCCGACGCCGAACAGGTCGAGGGGATGCCCTTCCGCAACCTCAACGACAACGTCACGCCCGTGGTCATCGGCGGCAATGACTGGGCCGCCGCCTGGGCCATGGACGACCGCGGCAACCCGCTCTTTCCCGTGGGCCGCGGCTTTGCCGGCGAACGCCAGCGCGAACTCGCGTACCGCTTTGGCGTCAACCTCGTGATGCACGTGCTGACCGGCAACTACAAATCCGACCAGGTGCACGTGCCCGCCCTTCTCGACAGGCTTGGCCAATGA